Sequence from the Thunnus maccoyii chromosome 22, fThuMac1.1, whole genome shotgun sequence genome:
CAGCGAGTTTCTCTCATATGTGACTATTAGTTATTTTTGTGTAACTCTGAGTTTCCCACAGTGAAGTAGtcccaccagcagcagcagcagaaccaCCATCACGATGGTGAACACAGTCCTTAAGAGCAGGAGAACATAGAAGGAGTGATCTGAGGAGGGACACGTCTCTCTGTCAAGAGCTGCAAAGACAAGAGAACAAATCTGCTGTAACACCATGCTAACAGTATGTAACACATCTTCCTTAAGGGCTTAAAAAACCATCAGTAAATAAAACTCTAAGAATGAATAGTTGAACTATTCATGCACTGCAGCCATCTAAAGGTAAATTATTTTAATCTAGTTGTAGCTTTAAACAGTTTGTTACCTCTGACAGTCAGTCGGCTCTCTGGTGATTCTCCAACATCAGAGATGTTACACTTGTAGAATCCTTCATCAGACTTGGAAACACTGTGGATGGTGATTTCTCCTGTAGAGCTGCTCTTCATGAAGAGTCCATCTTTATAGAAATCAGCTGTGAGGTGGGAGGAAGTCGTCTTGTTTCTGCAGCGCAGAGTCACACaatctccctccatcacagggACGACAGGACTCTCCAGGATCACAGAGCCAACTGAAAAACAAGGGTTTTCAGCTCTTTATCAACATCTTTTATAATTTTCCAAAGATAATCTTGTgaatttcagttattttcataGTGACTTAAACATACCAGTGATAGTGATGTTGACGCTGTTGCTTCTCTGCCCTCCGTCGGTCTCACACCAGTACTCTCCACTGTCTGTTAGATAGACTCTCTGAATGGTGCAAGATACTTTTGACGTTCCATTAATATCACAAATGAAGTCTTTAGTATTCCTGATCCCCCTCAGCTGAACGGAGCCGCTGAGACCGTCACAGTGAAAAGAGACAGACTCAAATTCAAAGAGCTGCAGTCTGTTTGGAACGATACGGAAAGCTGCatctgagacagaaaaacagaacaaagattTTTCCCAAATGAAACATTACATCACTAGAAAAATACTGTCATATAATGTACAAAATCATATCCTGTCCACCTTGTGACAGATACAGTTTAAATTTAGTTGTGCACACACTGATATCCCGTCTCTATGAGGGTGTTAagtaaaattcaaattaatttatgcATAACGAAAATGTAAGATATTAAATATCATGTTTTAGATCAACTTTGCGTTATTGGTACGGCTGTGGAAAGAAATATCTTTAAGTGCTACTCACTATCACTCTGGACCCCCAGCAGGATGAATACACGAATCACTGAATAGACAAAAGGAAACAAACTGTATATCAGCCATGAACCCATTTAATGTACAGGAATATGTAAAAGTtaagaagaaacagagaaaccTGAGACTCGGTACTCACACAGTCTGAAGCAGAGCACTGGAACCTCCATGTTGTCTTGCTGCTGACGGTCTGAACATCAGACTGAAATACAGCTGAAGTCTAAATGCAAACTTCCTCTTCCTGTGTAGTTTATGTCTGATGCTGATGCAAAAGCTGAAGCCAAACTCACTGTTGCTTCAACTCACAGTGGTCTGGAGGGGTTATGACACCGATCATGAACTGCAAAAGCAAGTCTAGTTGACCTTGACTTAATGCTACCTTGACCTTGAGTTTGAGAATCTTCACAAGTATTAACCGACAAAGATAAAAAGGATGTCTTTTAGTAATAAACtagcactaaaagtaaagtgaggatgctttcaaagcTAAGTTCAGTAAgtttcagtaaacagaagataaagtaaatcaatatttgctgtgagcagctttgcctttaaaccagcagcagttctcctcggttcagtgtttcaggtactcggcgggtcggttgttcctgcatcttggagaagttgccacagttcttctgtggatttgggggtctcagctgcttctgtctctttatgttaatcccagactgactccatgatgttgagatcagagaccatctcttgcaggactccttgttctgCTTGTTGCTGAAGGTAGTTCTTtgtgactctggctggatgtttggggtcgttgtcatgctgcatAAATTTTGGATCAATCAGATGCATCACTGATGATATTTCATTATGGttaaaaatccaaacatttaAAGAACCTAAAACTTTGGCACAATGCTGTATATTCAACACGGGAAACTGTCCCTGCCTGTGAAGGGCTACTACAGTCAGTATTAACATTACATGCTGCAAAATCTGACATTTAAGTTAAGTCCAATCAGTTTGAACCTCAGTAAGAAGTTTGAACCTCAGTAAGAAGTACTGTTCTGCCCCCTGCAGGAAGATATCAAGACTTAACAACTTCCTCCCTCTAAACTGCTGAAAACATTGCTGTTGTCCCTGGAAGCAGGATCAAATTTCACAAGCTCAGATTTCAGCTGCTCACACTGAAACTCAAAGTGAAACTGAACTTACGGGAACCAGACAGAATCATCACACCGTGTTTAAAGCTCAGCTGGTATATTGATGATGACTTGAATTAACAAGTACATCAGATATAAACCTTGGTGTCCATAGGCTTttgtaaaaaaattaatttattagtgATTTGTTGGTTAAAACTACATCTAATGCAGCTGCTGATAAACCAGGGTAACTTAAGGTCAGATCCCTGTCAGTAATTTAGAGACTTCAACTCTGCAATGAAAGGAGCGGCACAACAGGCAGCAGGTACGTTGTCTTCTGAATTTCATTTTGCAAAATCTTCATGCTTCATCTAACTTCtatttttaaaagacattttcacCCTCTAGAATAAAAGTGGGTCTGTATTCAAGAtcacaaatataacaaaaaaaagtatttaatctgttttatagCCTTAATGTGTCTGTGGAAAAGTATATGTATAAAGTATTTAATTTGTGGAGTAATTGTACACATATGATTTTAAATTCATAAGCCGATATTTTTGTACTTATTTAAACAGGAAGCTTGACTGCAAACTATTGCTTATTGAGAGTCTTCACTATCTTAAATGATTAAAGACGTTGGACCTTGAACAATAGAAAGGACAATAAGCTGCACCAATGACATCATGCtttgagaagctaaaacggGTTTGGGGCAGCACCATGTGAGCACACGACACATAacctgttgctgttttttaacaattaaagaaataaactaTGAAAAAACTAATTTGATGAAACTGTTTATATGATGATGACTTGATATAATACTCTATCTCATGGTGTAAATTGTCACATCGTATTGCAAAATGTGATGCAACAGTGTTAGCGttctaataataaaacatgaactgctgaaaaactgtaaaacaaagttGGAAAGAAGTTTCATGACACACAAGATCAAAAAGCTCAAGTAACCTGATGTCTGCATAACAGGCAGAATGCTGAGTCACCACCAAGTGACAAGAGGCTGCAGATTAATTAACATACGATTGTTTGATGAAATTTTAAGCAATATTCTGTTATTTCTGTGCATTTGCTGAAAGGGTTTAGTTTAtgtttgttgataaaatcacttAAGTGTCAGTGTCAACAGGTTCTGAGACATCTACTCTCAGCACAGCAACACCAGCAACTCACTTTGCACTGCCACATCTGAATGAAACCTCCCACCTATTTGTTccctcctcccacctgtgcaccGTACGTGCTGCGCTTGGCACCAAAATACACAGACAGGCAAAACAAATTCAGCTTGCATTGGTCGTTATAATCTATAATATAAGCTGTCTCTTTCTCAACAAAATAACCCGATAGCAGATCAGTACCTCTGCCACTGAGGTAATGTTTTCGtccatgtctgtttttcttgtaagttagtttgtatgtttgtttgtgtatctgtttgtctgaccctaaccctaaccttaaccgaCACTTCGGGGGACCCCAACAGTGCGTAATGGGCATTATGGAAGGGCCAGCTCTGATTCTGAGGGAACAAAGGACTGACCCCCTTATTAGTGCCATAAAGGACTCTAATGAAGtctaaaatatcaaacaaatctggcagcattaaaacactttaaattctCGCTTGTTGGcattaaaagtgaaagtaaGACACAATTTTCATTGCATCATACATAGATAGCATACATATGCAGAGACAACTACAAAACTCTCTATAGATGAATATGAGTCATAGGCAGAAGTAGTCCAGTCTCCATTTCTGTGGTGGCACCTCACTTGTAAACTCGGATATAACACtgtgattcatttaaaaagatctcactgttttgatgttttttggcAAGAAATATGCAAAATAGAACAGttatgttgaaaatatagtTATATGCCATTAAAATACACGTTATAATCTATTATTaatttttcagtgaaatttaACTACTAGTCCAGTTTTTACAGAAGGTTTAACGAGAAACTGGATGAGACTCTGGAAAAGATAGTTTAAGCCACGAGCTTCTGCTCcatgaaattaatttcactttatATATTACCACTAAATCTTCCCGAATACTTGTTGTCTCTGTCCAATAATGCACAGTACCACTACTGTTACAGTCTGTGTATTGTcaattgatttaaaatgaatcctCAGAGGCAGTAATTCCATTTCAAAGAAACTGTCTTGCTCTGCAGGCTTATTTACTCTAACTGTCATTATATCAGTGATAATGAAGGATACTGCAAAAGAAAGTATTGTCAGAGGAGTAGGACTTTGTTTGAATTCAAACAGTGGATCAACAAAGAGAGTATGATTTAATATatatcagtaaaaaaaagtgtttattatatttttgtatagtATTTTAAGCATTCTAATGGGGaattggttgtgtgtgtgtttgttagttttttcaATGTACAGAGTCTGACAGAGGGAGTCCATAGATGGCAAAAACTAACAAACTTTACATAGATACACTTTCTTCTTTAGAATCTCTCACAACTTTACAGAGGTGAAATACTAGATGGGTGGACTGCCCCTTTAAGCCTGCCCTGGAATGACTGAAGTAggtatttcaacattttttaatacaCTGTCTCACTGGTTCATTTTCAGAACTGCAAGATGCTCCGCCAGATGAACACACTGTCCTTTAAATCTCCACTCAGACtcctcactgttttggttttctatCTCCTCCAAACGCACTCCTGTCAAGGTAacccacacacatatgcagTCTTAAGCTCACAGTTAGGCTTTTACATCGAATATAATTACAAAATCATAAACATCAATACAAGCTATTAAATGTAAAGACTACTGGTTAGTGTTCTGGGAAACTGGCATTTTAGTCTTTTAGTGTACACTTTCCGGTGAAGgcaaaaaataatgttatcagATGAATCGAAGCACAAAGAACAGAGTCAGAAAACCAACATGTTGAAGCATTTCACAGGCGTCCACCACcgcatttaaaatattcaatttgaCCAGTGTTTATTGTCATCACCTAGGGACATCCAACATACAAGTAAATAAGCTCATTATGATTTGCTGAGTATAGGTGAAAAATCTAGATGTGCTGCTCCATGAACTCAAGTTGTCAACCATATAGAGCCCTGTTGGAGCAACACTGTCTtctaaaaattatgtttttatacaaCAAATTGCTTTCACCAATTACATTTCAAAGGAAACGTAATTGGTACCTGAATGATGTTCACTGGCAATGGTTTTTCCAGCCCATGAAGTGCTAATTTCATGTACTGCACATAAGTCATAGAGAGTTGGTCACAGTGCTGATGGGCGTTCAAAGTGCAGGATTTTAAACACAGACTCAGAGATTGGAGTTCATGTAGcctgtggttaggtttaggcaataAAAACAGTCAGAGTAAGGTAAGGGACTGATCATCAACTGTGCCTTGCCTTGATAGCATTGACCAagatgatctttccctaactttTACCTGTAAGTGCTTTGACTTGCCCTAAACTTTATCGGTTGGATGTCTGCATGGAGGATaagtaattaatgttaattcagTCAGAGCACTGAAGAGCACTTCTATTGATCATGTGATTGGCTTCAGCTGTTTATAATTTGCTTCACAATccaaca
This genomic interval carries:
- the LOC121890014 gene encoding low affinity immunoglobulin gamma Fc region receptor II-like — its product is MEVPVLCFRLLIRVFILLGVQSDNAAFRIVPNRLQLFEFESVSFHCDGLSGSVQLRGIRNTKDFICDINGTSKVSCTIQRVYLTDSGEYWCETDGGQRSNSVNITITVGSVILESPVVPVMEGDCVTLRCRNKTTSSHLTADFYKDGLFMKSSSTGEITIHSVSKSDEGFYKCNISDVGESPESRLTVRALDRETCPSSDHSFYVLLLLRTVFTIVMVVLLLLLVGLLHCGKLRVTQK